One window from the genome of Scyliorhinus torazame isolate Kashiwa2021f chromosome 3, sScyTor2.1, whole genome shotgun sequence encodes:
- the nansa gene encoding N-acetylneuraminic acid synthase a translates to MAAEWELCPGRLVGGARPCFIIAEIGQNHQGDIQIAKQMIRMVKECGADCAKFQKSELEYKFNKKALKRPYQSKHSWGATYGDHKRHLEFSHEQYRELSKFAQEVGIFFTASGMDEMAVEFLHELNVPFFKVGSGDTNNFPYLEKAAKKGRPMVISSGMQSMQTMREVYKTVKPLNTKFCFLQCTSAYPLEPEDTHLRIITEYKKEFPDIPIGYSGHETGIAISIAAVAMGAKILERHVTMNKTWKGSDHQASLEPNELRELVRSIRTVERAFGSPIKHLLPCEVACQNKLGKSIVSKVTIPEGTKLTLDMMTVKVAEPKGIEPENIFKMVGKTVKISIDADDAITDDMIES, encoded by the exons ATGGCGGCGGAGTGGGAGCTGTGTCCCGGGCGGCTGGTGGGCGGCGCGCGGCCCTGTTTCATCATCGCCGAGATCGGCCAGAACCACCAGGGGGACATTCAGATCGCCAAACAGATGATCCGCATggtcaag GAATGTGGGGCAGACTGTGCAAAGTTCCAGAAGAGTGAGTTGGAATACAAATTTAACAAGAAAGCTTTAAAAAGGCCTTACCAATCCAAACATTCCTGGGGAGCCACCTATGGAGATCACAAGCGCCACCTGGAGTTCAGTCACGAGCAGTACAGGGAGCTCTCCAAATTTGCTCAAGAAGTCGGTATCTTTTTCACAGCATCTGGTATGGATGAG ATGGCTGTTGAATTTCTTCATGAACTGAATGTACCTTTCTTCAAAGTCGGGTCTGGGGACACTAATAACTTTCCATATTTGGAAAAAGCTGCCAAGAAAG GACGGCCAATGGTCATCTCTAGTGGGATGCAGAGCATGCAGACAATGAGGGAAGTTTACAAAACTGTCAAACCCCTCAATACAAAGTTCTGTTTTCTCCAGTGCACCAGTGCGTACCCACTGGAGCCCGAAGACACTCACCTACGGATCATCACG GAATACAAAAAGGAATTTCCAGATATTCCTATTGGATACTCTGGCCATGAAACTGGAATTGCTATAAGCATAGCAGCAGTTGCAATGGGAGCTAAAATTTTGGAACGACATGTGACCATGAATAAAACCTGGAAAGGCAGCGACCATCAAGCTTCTCTGGAGCCCAACGAGCTACGAGAACTGGTTCGCTCGATCCGTACTGTCGAAAGAGCATTTGGATCTCCCATCAAACACCTGTTGCCATGTGAGGTAGCATGCCAAAACAAG CTGGGAAAATCCATAGTATCCAAAGTGACTATTCCTGAAGGAACAAAACTGACGCTGGACATGATGACCGTGAAGGTGGCGGAACCTAAAGGCATTGAGCCAGAAAACATCTTTAAAATGGTCGGGAAGACCGTGAAAATCAGCATAGATGCAGATGACGCAATCACAGATGACATGATTGAAAGTTAA